AATGTATTAAATCAAAAGCATGCTTTGTCTTAATCATACTAGTGGGGAAAGATATTCTTGTATGTTTTAACTTACAACAAGCATCACAAAACATAGTTTTCTTGCCATCAAGGCTAACAGATAAACTAGGAACTAGAGAAATACGATTTATTGGTAAATGCCACAACTGTTGATGCCATAAACTTGCACTAACAGACTTCTTCACCATCAATGTTTGCCCCCCTTCCATCGACTCAAAGTAATAAAGACCATTCCGTTTTCTACCCACTCAAATCGGCGTCCTCGAAGGTAAGTCCTGAATCATAAAAGAATTAGGCAAAAAGGCTACTGTACATTGTAAGTCATCTATCAATTTGCTAACTGACaataaattaaaacaaaaatcagGAACTCCAAGAACATGTTCAAAAATCAATCTTTTCCCAAGAGCCACTTGGCCCAAGGCATGAACTTTGACCATATCACCATTTGAAATTTGCAATGGCGGTAAATCTGGACGAACTATTTTATTTGACAATGAATTTATATCACGAGCTATATGGTTTGTAGCCTCCGTATCAACTATCCACACCTCTTTTGTCTTACCTGAAAAATTAGATGCTGCCATATTTAATAATGGGTTACCTGTAGAAGCTCCATGGTTTCCCAATAGTACTAATAGTTGTTGGTGTTAATCATATGTCAAACCTGGGATTGGTGAAATATGCCCTTCAGTAGTTGCAGCCAGGACCACACCTGGGAGTGGATTTGATTCCATCTAATATTTCTGATGCGCACGAGACTGCATCTGATCATTATTGGTTTGCTTGCTATTTTTCTTTCCTAGTTTGCGCTAATCTGAAGGATATCCAATCACTTTGAAGCAATAATCTTTGTTGTGATTTGTTTTCCCACAATGTATGCAAGGTGAAAATTGATGTCGAGCCCCATCTTCATTTTTCCTTTGTCGTAATTTAACGCCTTTAGTCAGCAAGGCAGCTGCTTCAATAGTGGGTGTGTGATTTGCGGCAACAGACCTCTATTTCTCCTCTTGAGCCGCGATAGCATAGGCTCTTCCTAGGTTTGGCAATGGGTCGACACTTAATATTTGAGAATGCACAGTTGAATATGTGTCATCAAGTCCCATTAGAAAATCAAAAACTTTTTCCTCCTCCCTCATGGATTGCATCTTCTTTGTTGCCCGTAACTGCAACACATGTGCAAGAAGGAGTTGGCAGAAGACCTTGCAACTCACCCCAAATGGACGTAAGTTTACCGTAATATGATGAAATAAAAGCTCTCTCTTGTTGCAAGAGAGCTATGGCACGCTTCAATCCATACACTCTTGGTGCAATTCCTTGAGTAAATCATTCTTCCAGATCTACCTAAATTTCTCTGGCAGTTCGACATGTGCGGCACTACCTTGAAATTCCTTGGAAATTACATTTGTAAGCCATGAAAGTACAATGGCGTTGCATTGTATCCACAACTGAAAATCCTGAGAGTTTTCTTTCGGTTTCTTGATGGTCCCATCAACAAATCCAACTTTATTTTTAGAGTGCAGTGCATTCAAAAAACTGTCTCCAAGTGAAATAGTTTTCTCCATTTTCACTAAGAGAGTTGGTAACGAAAATCAAACCTGGGTGATCGAATGGATGCAGGGAATAGGGAGAAGCATCTGCGACTTTGAGTTGAGGCAGACCTGCTTGTTCTCCAATGCCTTTATCAGTGCGTCCTTTTGTCCCCATGGCTGAAAAAATAAAATCTCAGGATCTCTTAACGTGCTCTAGTACCATGTAAATAGACTTTGGGCCTAACTCAATCCCAAAAACTAGCTCAAGAGGTGTGGATTGCCCAAGTCCATATAAGGAGACCACACATCTCCTTCATTGTTGATGTGGGACTCAACACCCTCTCTCACGCCCAGGACTGGACATCTAGAGTATGGATAATTATGAGGGCCCAACATCGGAAATCGGGATGGGTCATGCGCTGATACCATGTAAAATAAGATTTCCCAAGTGTGCTTCTTTCATTGATAATACCTCTCTAATATATATACAAGTCGTATCACTATAAGTAATTAAGTTAACATATATGTACAATTTATTACAAGTGATCTGACTACTTCAACTAAGGAAATATATCTCTATGATATGATTGTTATAACtaagaaaacatatttttttgattttgtaaTATATACAAGTGATCACATAAGATCCTccaataaaaattataaatttgTAATAAGCAGAACGATTATGAATTTTCTTGCGTATGTCACGAGTttcaggtaaggaatttggacaaGCCTTAGGAAATTATTTCGAAACCCCTATTTGTAACAACTCCAAAATATAGATTATATTAGTAGTAACTAACGATTACAACTTAAATAAGTAGAACAACATTAACGAAAATACAAAATACAGAAGTTAAGTAAGATAGGAGAGCTCCAAAGAAGAGGATGAGAAGCTAGACTTAGAATTGGGGATTGGATGACTCAAACATTTTACTCAACAATAATCGGCTCCTATTTTTGGCCTAAGATACTGCTATTTATTAATTCCTCATACCTCACATGTTCCTAACATGGGTCCCACAAACAAGTTTTTGAGTTTCTATCCATGCCCTCCCAAATGTTAACTATGTTCATAACACTATTTATTCCTTAATATCTACTGACATCTtagcaaaaaaaatataattaagtaGATAATAATATATGGAATAACATATACTATCTTATGTACCATGTCTTAGCTTTTCCCAGGAGCCGTAAAAATTGCAcagggcgccctatttggtcgtccccatttaatttatacccatttttttaagttttaatttgtactcacttttaaataacttcagccccctttctcctcctccttctcctcattcgttttcttcttcttcttctttcttctgctgctaTTGGTATTgttatgaaacttcagttcatggggaTGGTATTttcataagtatgtttatcagattatttaaaaataaattataaacaaCTTTCTAAAGTAAGTACGTACATATATGTAAATATAAGTCCATTTCCTCTAATTCAcattctattatttttttttttggattcagCTTTGTACATTATCAATGCATTTTAACCTATTATGCTAAATCATTATCTAGTTTTTAAGTTATTAATCCTACTTATGATAAACTTATTATCTGTACAAAAAATCAATTACATGATAGCATAAAACATGCTAaagttcagcaaatatagaacaaaacttcagctaaaacatgctgaagttcagcaaatagagaacaaaactccagctactagaatgcttaagtttagcaaatagagaacaaaaattCAGCTATTATGCTTAAattcagcaattacaaataaaaacttcagcaaatagagaacaaaacttcagctactatgcttaagttcagcaattacaaacaaaaacttcagcacacttggttcagcaattTTTACTACTTCAGGCTCGTCTActaaaatgctgaagttttgcgtaaTAGTCTTTACTACTTCATgctcgtatgctgaagttacgcaaaAAAGTGGGTACAGTTGTAATTTTTCTTGCAAAGCGGATACAATGTAAAACGTGActcaaaaagcgggtatagatgcaaattccCCTAGGATCCGTTATTCAACTATCAGAGTCTTTGAATCCTCGCATGTTCGTGAGAATTAATTCCTAACATCTTGATGAAAGTCAAAAGTAATTACAATTAATTCCTAATGGCTTGACGACAGTCAAAAATTTAATTACGAGTTTGATTGACCATTATTCTTTGATTAGACACGACAAAAATTTGAGGAGCAAATTCGTCAAAAATAATTCTCCCACCATTTGCATTAAATTCAAAATTTGAACTCTTTATTTTCAAGTTGGTTGAGTAGCAAAAGTGATGGCATAGTCCCATTTTAGTTAGGATGAAATGAAATTAATACAATCCTTTTAGTAAAGAAATTTAAGGCGCAGCAGCACCTTTAATTTTGTCACCCTCTGAATATATCCAAGTCTCGAAGACATATATTCCTTATGTCAACCATAAAAATACTTGGTAATAGAGCATCTTTTTCTCTGCATCACTGATATCATTATTCCCAAGCAACTTGTTCTGAAGCCTGGAGATAAAAGAGAAAGTATGGGAGGTCACGAGTTGTATCCGTCGCCCAAAAACACTATCATTTTTATAGTTCGAAGTTCACCAACAAGGTTGTGGTGGAATGATACGTATTCTTTTATCTTTAATCAGAGATTTTGGGCTCGAGTCCGAGATATGGAATCGCATTTGTTAGGGTCTTAGGGATATTTTACTCTCCTATGTGAGATTTTTCGGCGCGAATCCAAATTTGGTGGGCCCAGTATGGATGAGAAACCAACAAAAAAAATTGTTACGAGAAAAGTTTTAAACGAAAAGTTTGAATATAAATTGTGTAATTTAATAAAGTTTACATGTTAACACCTGAAATGTAATATAAAGAATAATTTTTAATAGTTgatgaaataataaaagaaaatatttgagAAAAATGCAGTAATTAAAGAAAGATAATGACTTTAGTCATAAGAATATCTGTCTAATAAAATTACTTTTGAtctctttttgaatttttcactTTATTAgtgatttattatttatttaaaacagtaataaatgaGTTCCTATTTATCTAAAATTTTAAGTATTTTGAAGTAAATGTAATTTAACTAATATTTGAAACCGTGTAAGTGTAGTAGTATGCAGATTGCCAAAATAACTAACATTACCTAAAAAGTTATACGTAGTTTGGCAAAATGATGACTAGAAGTAGTATTTTTTTTATGCAAGGGAGTAATACTATTTGTATCTCTCGGATTTATCTATTTTTTTCATTTAAGAAGAGTAAACGAATTTAATCTGCTCTGTTCAAAAAGATAATATTTGTTCTATTTTatgtgatattattattatttgataaattaaataCATTTTTAGCATGACTTTTAGATATTCTGAATTACTATTAACTATTGTAACATGGATGCTTTGATATAatcttttattttatataaatttatgAACAATATAATTAATTCAAGTAGTCGCTCACCCAAATTAAATTTatttcaaagttgttgtgcgTATATAGTTATTATTAACAATTATCTTAATTTTGAACAAGGAGAGAGTTGAGGTGAGTCATTATAAAGGAAACGTGTTAAACAAATTAGAAGAGACATAGAAAGAACACTCATCtatataaaataaaagaaaataaacataGAGCACAGCAATGCATTGTGGTCTGTGCCTACAAATTTGACCTGTTTTTTATTGCTGAAAGGGTATCCAAAAACGGTTACACAAAAAAACAACAGGCGCCAATTCCACGTGTTCTTCCCCTCAGCTTATGTGTCACCCTTGCCTTCACAGCTCTCCTGTATTTCTCCGCCATTTTCTCTCTGCTCCGAAACGCTCGTCTTCATCATTGACGTTATTCGATTTCATGTTCCTTTAGCTTCAGCGAGGATTCACACTTTCCCTCGTTGGAGCTGTTGAACATTTTTTTAGGGCTTTAGGAAATGAACGGGAATGGTGCGGAGGAAGAAACGGCCTTTGAAATAGGCGTGGTTCTTCCGAAGAGTTCAGGAAATTACaagcatggagataataagagtaGTGACTGCATTGAGGTTCTCGTTGAAGAGTTTCGAAAAGCGGGATTAATTGTCGACAGAGTTGTTGGCCTTCAGAATGAATTCATCAGGGTCCGTTTCCCTTCTAAATTCAGCTGTATTACTATTGTTGACGTTACGATTACTAAAATATTCACAGAGGGCAATTCCTTGAAATAACTTAGTACTAATATCAAACTAGATAGTTTCTGTTCTTGTTTGAATTTACTGCATGAGAAATCCCCGTTGTTTAATTTACGTTTGTTTTATTTTCCTCTAAGCAGTCGCTTTCTTACTTACTATGCTGGGTTATTTAACATTTCTATTCTGTAATATTGTGTAACAATAAACAGTCATATACTCGAATGGGTGGAGGATCTAGGCAAAAACTGAAGTAGGTTGAAGCTGCCCTGCATACTACAATTGTAGTAGGAATTTTGCAAAATATACTATTCTTGTTAGTCACATCAGAAATGACTAACAAGCTCGTAAGAACAGCATAGTATTAATTAAGCTTGGCTCACATTGATAAGGGTGTGGTAGCCTTTGGTCTTTCTTTGTGGGATACCCCAAAAGTTTAGAGCTGAAATTTGGATCCTTGAGACTGAGAAAATGCACCCATAGTTGTTGCTGCATACAAACTAAGACCTAGTACAGGACTACTTACGAGTTTGAAAGAAAGAGTTTTGAAAATTGTGATCTAAAACATGTCGTAGATCTTTCTGTGGCTATAAATCACCTCATTAAtggatttttctttgattgagtaGTTCTTTTTAGGACAGACTAAAAGTCAAGTgtgtcacataaattgggacggaTAGAGGTAGTAGGTCTTTTTGCTTAAGAAAGATAGCAAGATGGGTAAGGCATTGAAGAGTCACACGTTGAACCAGACAAATTGCCCGTGGTTATGCATGTATCCACGCATATTCTACAATATGTGGGTCGTACCTTTTGTTATGATTCTAATTCTCTTTAACTAGAAAATACCACTATGGGCGTGATATATATAATTGCTTCATATTAACAAAATAGGTCTGGTCACTAGACAAATATCTCCTTGTTGCTGTTTTGTTCTCGATTCTGCATATAAAATTTAATAATCATAAGCTCTTTATTTCCAGTTGGGATCGCCACTAGAAACTCTTGGCAAGGCTGCAGCAGAGTTGCAGTTGAAGAAACGGACTCATATCGGTGATAATCATGAAATCTTTCTTCAGTTACCTATTAAAATTTCTCTAGTTTCTCCTTTCTATGTATGATCTGATGCAATTACAAGCTGATTCACCTGTCCAATAAATTTGCAGGATTTTGCTTAATTCTGAGCACACAATTTTTGTTTCAGGAGTGGATTTGCAATTTCACTGGGATGAGGTTGAAGCATTTGAAAGGCAGCCAGATGGCTCGTTGTTTAGTTGGTTTGAACGCTACTGTTGCTACCGCCACATAATATATGGGATTGTGAGTTAACTGGCATCCTGGCCCGCTTTAATATTTGTGCTTTCTTGTCCTAATTGATGCATAAGTTTTTTCACGCCTTCATTTGATTGTCTGTATCAAATTAGGCAAGTCTGAAGCGCGTCTTTTCGAATGCTCTTTAGGTTCCCCATCTTTGCAACTATTAGTTCTTATACTTTTATCACAAATAAATCTTCTGTGTCTTAGTTTATTCAAAAAAGAGAGTCTTCTGCGTCTTATTGCAATCTAGACTGGAATATAAAAATTCTTTTGTGGTGTAACTATTAGTTCTTATCCTTTTATCACAAATAAATCTTCTGTGTCTTAGTTTATTCAAAAAAGAGAGTCTTCTGTGTCTTAGTTTATTCAAAAAAGAGTCTTCTGTGTCATATTGCAATCTACACTGGAATATAAAAATTCTTTTGTGATGTAATATAGCTCACTATATTCCTCCCCATACTCTCAGTTCATGTTTGAGAAGTCGAAAATTGCAGGTGAACACAAGCACCTCAACAGTTGTATTAAAGTCTGATGGAATTGAAGCGCACTGGGAGCCAGGGAAGCCTCTTTTGCGAATATTGGAGTCAGTGGGCATTGTTAAAGAAGTGTTCCCTGTGCATGGTAAGTTTTCTCTGATATGTTCAAGTTAACAGTGGTCTAGAAACAACCAAAGCAGATTTAAAATATCTTTGCAGATGAAAAAAAGAGGAAGCAGCTTCTAAGAAGTTGGGCATTGAACTGGTGGGACTTCACTGTGCAGCCTATAGATGATATTTGTAACTATTATGGCACGAAGGTGAACTATTTGGAGTTATTTAGCATTCTGTATTCATGCTTAATTCCATTGCTATTTGTGTCCATGTTCTCCACAATGCACAATTCTCAACTTGCTTAACAATGACTAGCATAATGTCAACAACAGATAGCTTCCTATTTTGCGTTTCTTGGGATGTACACAAAATGGATGCTTTTTCCAGCTGCGTTTGGACTTACAGTGCAGTTAGTGGATTTTGGGTAGGTCAATCCCACTTTCTGTGCCTGTTACTGTCAAAGTTTCTTTTAGTTTTGATTCCGGTTCTGAACAGGCTCTTATATATTCTTCCAGGTCATTGCAGTTGTTTGTCCTTTCTGCTTTCTTCATAAGCATAGTTTCTTGGGCTGTGTTATTTTTGCAATTCTGGAAGCGTAAAAACTCCGCGCTTCTTGTCAGGTGACACATTCCACATGATTTTTCCATTTGTTTTTGTCAATCTTCCATTGAAGTTATTTGGATTGACATATTTTCGTTCGTATTTCACTGCCTGGAGTGCAGGTGGCAGATGAATTATCCGGCTGGTGTAGACAATGGTTCTAGATTGTTGGAAGGTGAATGGTATCAGTTTCAGTCCCCTGTGGAACTCATGAAGAAACAGGGGGCTGAAAAAACTGATAAACCAAGGGGGAAAGAAGCATTTCAAAGAGAGGAATGGCTTGGTCATTTCATGAGATTCAGAAATGATGCCATGATTATACTGAGCATTATATGTCTCCAGCTGCCTTTTGAATTGGCTTTCGCTCATGTCTATGAGGTTTTGAGGTCTGATATATCAAAGTAAGAAACTTTATAATCTTCTTAACCCATGGCATTAGAGCACTTTGTCCAGAAATACATGTTTTATCTATATGTACATGTCATTTTCttacaaataaaataataaaaatatactaCTTGCTTATGTCTGAATTTCTGAAATCCCAGTATCTGAGATGTCTTCAAGTTGATTGGTTAATTCCACGTCAAGATCCTCTCTTTGGTGTTCATCTTTAATGTAAATAAGCCTGGATGTCTTACTTTTAAGTAAACCAGTTCAGTAGAGCAGGATGAGTTACCTAATTCTTAATACTATTAAAGAGATACCAATATTGATAAAATTTCTTTTTCATTGTTACTCCTTACTTCATCTATTTGATGTCCTATTTTAGTTCATGTTCTGTTAGGGCCTAGAACTGTACCAGCTTTGGAATGAACTAAGAAGTACTTTTTCTTTGACGTTGAAATTCTTCTGACCTCCCACCACGCAGTTTTATTTCATAAAACGACTGCCAAtattttatttaacttttctatGTTCACTCTTGGGGGTTACATATCCTGGTATTCAGATTGCAATTGCAAAATGTTGGTCTTAACACCACGGAAAGTAGTAAGTAGTTATCCTCCAAATATTCAATTTTCTTACCTATACCTTGCAAATCTTTGCTGACTTCACAGTTTAAATAAACATAGCTTTATCTGCTCTTAATTCACTTTAGCCTGCCACATACAAAATAAATATGCTCTCTGCTTCTTTCAGGTTTTGTCTGACAGCTGTATACCTCTTTACCATTCAGTACTTTAATAAAATTGGTGGAAAGATATCAGTGAAGCTTGTAAAATATGAGAACAACAAAAACATAGAACGGAGAGCTGACAGCTGGGTTTACAAGGTGGTTATGAGAAACTTAGTATCTTTCTTAATTTCCGGACTTTTTGTCCCTAATTGGGAATTTGCTGTCTTCTGCAGGTCTTTGGTCTTTACTTCATGCAGTCCTACATTGGAATTTTCTATCATGCTTTATTGCACCGCAATATTATGACACTTCGCCAAGTTCTCATTCAACGTCTAATTATATCGGAGGTAGATGGGATCGTTTCTGATTCCTTTCACATATACCATCTGAATCTTTATTAACCTATGTTGTTACTGTTTCCCCAGGTGCTGGAGAATATGTTGGAGAACTCTCTACCTTATTTAAAATACAGCTTCAAGAAATATAGAGCTGTGGGGTAAGGCACTCTCTTCGTTTCGGGTGGTTTGCACCGTATTTTGTTGGAGATTTTCTGGCTTATTATTTGTTTGCTACTTTCTGGTCCATCTGATATGTCCCTTTACGTGAAGAAACAAGAGAAAACGTGAGAAAGGAAGGCCTTCGGAAAAGACCCAATACATGTCTAGAGTAGAAAAGGAGTACCTTAAACCTGATTATTCTGCTAGTATTGGAGAGGAGCTCGAAGACGGACTTTTCGATGGTAATTCATGCCTCCTATTCTTGTTAAAGATTGTAAATGAGTTTCAATCTTATTAAACACCTTAATAACATGTCCATGTTTGAATTACTGCAACTGCAACTGTTTTTAAATACCCATAGCTAACTGAAACTCTTAATCATTGCAGATTTTCTGGAATTGGCATTGCAATTTGGAATGATCATGATGTTTGCTTGTGTATTTCCACTTGGTTTTGCCTTTGCTACTTTGGTACATAATGCACCTGGCCTCCC
This sequence is a window from Nicotiana sylvestris chromosome 3, ASM39365v2, whole genome shotgun sequence. Protein-coding genes within it:
- the LOC104240725 gene encoding anoctamin-like protein At1g73020; translation: MNGNGAEEETAFEIGVVLPKSSGNYKHGDNKSSDCIEVLVEEFRKAGLIVDRVVGLQNEFIRLGSPLETLGKAAAELQLKKRTHIGVDLQFHWDEVEAFERQPDGSLFSWFERYCCYRHIIYGIVNTSTSTVVLKSDGIEAHWEPGKPLLRILESVGIVKEVFPVHDEKKRKQLLRSWALNWWDFTVQPIDDICNYYGTKIASYFAFLGMYTKWMLFPAAFGLTVQLVDFGSLQLFVLSAFFISIVSWAVLFLQFWKRKNSALLVRWQMNYPAGVDNGSRLLEGEWYQFQSPVELMKKQGAEKTDKPRGKEAFQREEWLGHFMRFRNDAMIILSIICLQLPFELAFAHVYEVLRSDISKFCLTAVYLFTIQYFNKIGGKISVKLVKYENNKNIERRADSWVYKVFGLYFMQSYIGIFYHALLHRNIMTLRQVLIQRLIISEVLENMLENSLPYLKYSFKKYRAVGNKRKREKGRPSEKTQYMSRVEKEYLKPDYSASIGEELEDGLFDDFLELALQFGMIMMFACVFPLGFAFATLNNITEIRTDALKLLAMLRRPIPRPDATIGAWLNIFQFLIVMSICTNCILLVCLYDRDGQWKISPGLAAILIMEHVLLLIKFVFSRIVPEEPAWIRANRMKNATHVHDMCSRQLLRSISGEKINAELKKDE